GCTGACCATAAGGGTTATATTCTTATCACTAATATTGCTATCATATGGATTTGAGACGGATACTAAAATGGAGACTGGGCAGTAATATGGTTGGTTATGAATAGGGAAATAGAGCGAGGCTCTGAGTGCACTAGTCCTGCGTGTATCAATTGAGGACACAATCGAAGTTAGTGCTTTGGCCAAGTTTGAAAGTACAAAGCTCATACCTTCTTATGGGGTTGGCAAATCTATGTACCTTTCTTGAACTAAATTTTTGAACCTCTACACTCGCCCCTCAGGATGTAGATGGGTTGCACAGAACTCTAGCTGTAACTCACAGTGGACCTTGTCCGGTACATGGCCTGTGGGGTTGGATTCTCCATGGCGGCCATGTCAGTTCAAGCCTTAGTCAGCGAGATCGGGAACTGTGGCCACGTACAAACCCAACGGTGTGCATATAGGTGTGTGTTTGCGTTTACCCAGCTGGATGTACATCAATTTGAATTGTTGCTCTCCTCGGATATGGATACTGACGAGGGTATAAATAGGGGTATGTTAAGTCCCGGGGAAAGAGGAAGTGGATCGACAGATTCCCCCTCCGATCCTACAGATCGCTcaagggctatacccatcgggtacgctcacTCGTACCCTCCGAAGGAGTCAGGACGAGCTTGAGCACGCCCTCAGCTGTCGCTCgaggctcggcggctcggccataaCCCTAGGTTACCAAACAACGGGAGCCCGAGCCTGACCTCCAACCAAGTGACCACCCGAGCCTCGCTTGTGCGGCAACCAACGACGCCCCGAGCACAACCAGAAGCTGGCTTAGGAATTTGTCAGGCGCCTAGAGCCTGACAGCTACAGAGATGCTCCACTATCTGCCCATTCAATGGCCACGAGGCACTATCGTCCACTCCCTCGGTAGGGTCACACAGCAGGCGTCAGATCGGAGATGCGCCCCTCTCGCCCGAGCATTCCTCCCACCAAGGGAAGGACCGAGGGATTCTTGAGCAACCATAAGTTGCTGAAATCCCCCCAACCTCATAATGGAGCTAAGGCGAGAGCACCTGGAGGCTACCATAAGCCGCCCCAGTGATGAGGAAGCAGGAGGTGGCCGACCGTACACACTGCTACGGATCTACTCCTGCCTCTTCGGCTCGCCATCACTCTACCTATGCTAAAATCCCATCAACCTCACAAAGGACTTTGCGGTGTCCCGAAGACTTAAggcatgtttagttcccaaatttttttgcgcagtacccattacatcgaatcttgtggcacatgtatggagtactaaatgtagacgaaaaaaactaattgcacagttgggtgagaaatcgcgagacgaaactttcaaacctaattagtctataattagacactaattgccaaatacaaacgaaaatgctacagtagccaaaacccaaaaaaatttgcatctaagactatctccaacgtcTGGACCTAAAATAGAGACCCATATCAGAGTTTAGGTCACGGTACAGTAAAAAGTAGCGAACCCAAAACTTTCGATCTCCAACAGCGCGACCTCGAAGCTTCCTACGGACGGATCCAACGACGCTGCCACGGCGTCCACAGCCGCCCCGGTCTTCACGCCCCCTTCCCCCTGCGCCGACTCTGGTCCTCTCCGCTGCCCCGGCCTCCCTCCGGCGTTCCCTCCCTGCGAGATCTGGCGAGCGCTGGGCGAGCGCCAGCGAGCACctccgcccctccctccctccggcGTTCCCTCCCTGTGAGATCCGGCGAGCGCTGGGCGAGCGCCAGCGAGCACCTCCGCCCCCACGCGACGCTGCTCATCACCGGCGGCGGGGGAGCGGGTCTAGATCCGGCAAGGCAGCCAAGGCCGGCGGCTCCTCTCCGCACCAGCGGCGCGCATCCTCCTGTGGCGGCGGACATGGCGACGGTGCTGCAGCGCGCCTCCCTCATCGAGCGCCTGCGAGCGGGCAAGGCACCCGCCCATGGTGGCCCTCCCCAGATCCGGGTCGGCGGTGGGGGCGCGGCGCGGATCTGGGACGGCGATGCGGAGCCCCCCTCGATGCTGGCcgcggcgaggcggagctgccgCGAGGCCGCCATGTTGACTCCGGTCGTCCCCTTCCTCGTGGTGGTGGGCCTGGCGGAGACGCAAAGACGCGGAGGGAGGACACTTTTTTGCCTTCCGCGTCGCCTCCGACGCAAAATGCGTGCTGTGTTTGCCTACTCCGTTGAAGCTTGTTTTTCGCGGTTAAAACACTGTGCGCGACGCAATTCTAGGGATGGATCGcgttattggagacagtctaaacGCGCCCTTACACAAAGGGCTCCATCCCATGGCCTCCATTGTGCTTGGGGTGAAAAGAGGCTTGAATCATTCCCCGGTCACCCTCACTCAGGGCTATTTATAGCTCAGGGCAAATAGACCCAGGGCAGGGACATCCGTCCGATCTCTCACCAAAGGAGGATCCCCACGAGATCATCGGTCCTCAAGGGCCGATGCCCCTACCACTCCATGGTTGTGTGGGGAGAACTGCATGTCATAATGGCATGACGTGATGGAATGCTCACGACTGGTCACATCTCACTATGTAGACCACGCCACCACGTGACAAAGTCACACCTCCTTCCATGCGCCCTCCTCGGCGTGGGATTCGAGGAGCCGCACTCCCCCGAGCTCTCCGCGTGGGGCCAATGACCAAGATCCTCAAGTTCGAAACGCTATGGtttcttggcccttggatcaccACCGTGTGGTGTGGCAGATCACCCCTCATGGAGCACGGGGCACCGAGCACGCTAAATCCTCCTACTAGTGCAGCAGCCAAGGAAAGTCTAAAAAGTACACCGAGCATCAACGGGAAGGGCGCACATGGAGAAACCGCCCCGCCCGCTAATAGATCAGCCCTAGGACACACTCGGGGGCTGCGCCAGCCCCCTCCACCAGGAGTTTGATGGCTCGACCAATGAATGCCTCATGACcgcttaggccctgtttagattctaaaaatttttcgccctaaagtgtcacatcgaatctttcgacacatgcatggagtaataaatatagacgaaaaataaaactaattatacagttaggTAAGAAATcatgagacgaaactttcgaacctaattagtccataattagatactaattactaaatacaaacgaaagtgctacagtaacctaacagtagccaaacccaaaaaattttgagaactaaacgcgcccttattgGCATGAAGAATCAAGAGCAATGAGCACGCTAGCCGATGGGCCCACCGAGGGCCTCCAAAGCTCGGGCGTGCAGAGTTCTCCCGGCCATTGAGATGTGCGCCCCAAGCCAAGAGGGCCTGTCACCAAGCGCTAAGATGGGCGTGGGAAGCCAAGTGATAGACTAGCATCGAGCCAAGGCTCCAAAACCCAATCGCTCGACCCACAGCAGTCCAAGGTAAGCAGCGCCTCATTATGGTTCAGAACCAGCGACCCCCGACGAGTCTGCTGGGCCCTCACTCAAGTCTTACCTAAACTATGTGTCGCGGGGTAGATGCCACGGCAGGCATCGTTGTTTGTCGGGTGTCACTGAGTGTGGGTCTCcaatggctcgggtggactcaagaacacattAGAAGACACGGCGATGTATCCTGGTTCAGGCTatcggagccctacgtccagcagtggTTGTTCTTTGTATTCGAGAGCACCCAAATCGGGGGTTACAACAAAAGAGAAAGAGATTTGGAAGGGGATCTCTTGGTGCTATCCTAAGGCTCATCGGTGGTGTGGTTACTTCCCCGGCGAGGAAGAAGAACGCTTCTCTCTCTTGCTAGGTTGTCGGGGGTAGGAACGCTAGGTCTTTGCTTTCGGCTTGCTCTGCGCTTAGCGGGGCTCAGAATGCTCTGGTCTGTTCTGTGAGTTCGACCTCCCCCCTCTCTAGGAGCTGACCTCCCCCTTATATCTCGAGGAAGGTCAGGTAGAAGGCGGTTCAGGGTTTCAATCTATAGCCTACCTGTGCCGAAGTCCAGGAGGGCACTGCTGCGGCGTGGATGGACCTTGGCATTGTCGTGGAGTCGAGGGAGCCTTGGGCGCCGCTTGGCTCGACTGGCCCTGACGCTCTGACCGTTAGGGGCTGTCTGCTTGGACTGGCCTCCACCGGGTGAGCCTTCTCAAGGCTTCCTTGCGGTGAAGGCGTCTGGTTCGGGAGGCTGGCGAGTAGGCCCGGGAGCCCCCGCGCACAAGAGACTAAGGAGGGATTTGTCCTCTTGTGTCACACCGCCTGCGTGACCCTATCAGTAACAGCGTCGTGCGCCCATCGGTCGGGGCGATGCCGGGGAGCCCCCCAAGCCTTGGACGCTTGACAGGCAGGTTGATGCTCGGGGCATAGGATTCCTACCTAGGCACTGGCTCGGGCTAGGGTCGAGTCGGGGATCAGGCTCGGGCTGCCGTCAGTCGGGAGCCTGGGGTTCTAGCGATCCCCTGAGACCTGAGTAGAGGCCAAGGGTGTGCTCAGGCTCTGCCAGATCCTCAGCCGGAGGGTACGCGCtagcatacccgatgggtatagcccccgagcgatcTAGGAGAGGTCGATCGGGGGGTCTCTTGGTCAGGAGTCTTTCTCCCAGGGACTCGGCGTACCCTTATGTCTGACTCTCGTCACCATGCTCGCCACAACATTGCCCGTCCCAGAGGCCATGCACAATGACCCCAGTGCCCCTAGAGGGGCGTCCGACCGAAGACTGCCAGAGCTCGCCACACCTTGACTGACTCATTTGACTAGATCGGGCACAACCCCTCGTCGCCATCCCGAATGTGGCTCAGgaggccacgaagggctcgggggctcctaaagAGAGTctaacataggggtatgttaagTCCCCGGAAAGAGAAAGCTGATTGACAGATCCCCTGACCAATCATacaaatcgctcgggggctagggGCTATACCATTGGGTACGCTCGTGCGTACCCTCTGGAGGAGTCGGGAGGAGCCTGAGCACAACCTCAACCGTCGCTTGGGGCTCGGGGACTTGGCCAGAGCCCCAGGTTACCAAACAAGGGAGCTCGAGCCTCACCTTCGCCCAAGCGACCGCCTAGGCCCTTGCACTGGTAGCAACTGACGTCCCAAGCCATGACCAGAAGCCGGCTCAGGAATCTGTTAAGCGCCCAGAGCCTGACCGCTATAGAAATGCTCCACCGTCTGCCTGTTCAATAGCTGCGAGGCACCATCTACCACTCCCTCGGTAGGGTCACGCAATGGGCGTGACGCATCTGGGGAAGGGACTTCCCCAAGGACTAAGGGGCAGACGACTCCAGGACCACTAGTTAGCCCCTTCGGGTAGGGAAGGCATCTTGCATGCCAAGAAAGCCTTGAGAAGGCTCACCAGGAGGAGGAGGCATGACAGTAGCTAGGCCCTTACGGTCAAGCGCCAGACCCTAGCAACAGTGCTAGGGGGTGGTTGCCACGTTGTCGGCCCCCTCCTAAATGACAAGGAAGGACATGTCTCTATTTTTAGGGCCAATGAGTATTGCCAACCAAGTCCAGAAATCAGTTTTCGGCGAAGGTGGGCAAAGcgaccgctcctacaaatggtgCCATGCAAATAAATACGGAACTTTTCCAGATTAAGTTCGATGGGGCATACCTTTTACCGGAATTGCGGAGCTCGTTGAAACCTAAATCTTTGTTATTGATCAATTCTCTTATTTTAGATCGTCTTGGAGACCAAATTTATCTTTTCAGTTCTCACATTTTTACATTAAAAAGTTGGAAATTTAAACCAACCTCTGATGGAGTCGTACCATATAGCAAAGTTTAGAAAGGCTTGGGTGATGCTATAGTCACAGACTGGAATTCTCGAGAACGCAAATGGGTGTGCGTATTCTCAAAAAAAATCACGTGACTCATGATTTTCTACCAAGGTGCTAAGTTATTGGACTTGTCACTACATTAAAAAATTTCTATTTTGCGCATGCTTCTTATTTTTCGAAAAATAATTTCTAGATTAAGCAACCAGTCGTACAAACCGCCCAAATAAATCATGTTCGTCTGATGCTCCACAATACCTACCACCCTAACAAGTTGATATATATAATCAAATATTCAGATTATGAAACTGCACCCATACTCCAAGATTCAATTAGTCTAAATCATATTGCGTGTGAAGCGCCACTATGCTATAATAAATCATTGAAACAAATCTAGGACCATCTCTGCATGTGACAAGTGGTTAAATTTTTCTCAGTGTAAAATATTGTGAAAATAGGTAACTGACCACAAGGAGGTGCTTGGCGATCAACTAATGCACCTTCAAGTGGATTTCTTATCTAAAAAAGTGTTTTTTTCTTATCATACCAGTAGCATCTGATTCTTAGAAGGTGAATAACATGATTAAGTTAGTACCAAAGCTTAATGTATGGATGCAAATAAGGTGGCTCAGCCTATTCCATCGAATATTTGCATTTAAGGAATAAACTACAATACACAGATGCTTTGTGATTTGAACATTCTCCCTTTGTCTATGCACATTTGATTTTCCATGCCCCAACCATGGTGCATGTCACTTGCGAGGTACTCGTGTGAACCACAAGGAGTTTTAAAGGTGCTACCAGATTCCCAAATACTGATGGGATATTTGGATTGTCTTAAGAAACATCCAGGTGACTGCATCATACGATATGACATGCCAAAGTTAGAAGAAATATTTTCTTCTTATCTTCAAGTTTATATTATTATTCTTGGCTATCTACCACTACTTATGTATAATAAGAACCCTTGTGTTTACATTGACTTAGACTATATATAAGACAAGTCATTTAGTATTGAAACTTCCACCGACATGTTTATTTGTGGACGACGATGTCATGGTATGTGTTTGGATGCTAACTGATGTCCTTATAGCTCCCCAGCACCTGTAGCGGCCATCTATAGTTGAACAAAGTACACTTATTTTGCGTACCTGCACCGGTATACAAATGACAATTTGGAGGCGGGTAGCTTTTTAAGATGCAGTTGCTAGGCAAACCTATGAATGGTTTTAGAGGGCCCAGCTAATGGACCAATGTTATGGTCGGTAGGACCTATGAGAGGAGGAGTCGTAATAGTGGCTAAGTCCAGGGAGTCTGTTAGATATTTGCAGTAGTTTAAGGAGGAGAATTAGGAGAGATTGGTTATGGATTGTAATCTGGCCTATAAGGCTCTAAACCGTGAGATGAAAGGAGATTAGCCTGGGATTGAGACTATTGCCTCCCTTGGGCGCCCAGCCCCTGTTTCCCGTCATCTGTGTTGCCCTCTTCCTGTTCTCCTTCGCAGAAGCCACCACGGCGCCGCCCTCTCGACGCCGAGACTCCAAACCTCGAACCTTTCCCTCTCCTCCATATTTTCTACGCTCCAAGGTTTGCCGCCATACcaacctggtatcagagaccatGTCTTTCTCCTCACAGCCACCCTCTCTGCCCACCACCACTGCAGCCGCCGCCATCGCATCTACTACAGCACCAccacccaccaccaccgccgccatagcCAACACCACACAGCcgctcgccgccaccaccaccccacaGCCGATCATCCCCACCCTCCCGCTGGCTTACtcccagccgccgccaccgcaaaCGCCGCAGGAGGCCTTCAATCAACTTACGGCCGCCATCTATGGGATGCAGCATCAACTAGGGGCCCTGGCACTGCGCGTGACTGCGCTGGAGGATCGCAGTCCCGTCCCCTCGCTGCCCTTGCCGCTGTACGGCATGCCTGGATACGGTGGCATCCCGGCTCCGCCGGCACCCGAGCCGGTCATCTCCGCGCTCGGCACCACTTCGCCATATCACATCCCGTTCCAGCCGCAGCGCTCGCAACCCCAATTGCCGCCACCGTGCCCACCCCCATCCACAGGCGTGCCCATCACCCAAATCAGCTTTCCGCACTCCCCATCACCTGTCCCATCCCTCTCGTCCATCATCAACGGATCCAGGGCTTCACCGTCCACCACCGTCCCCATCCAATCAGCCCCGTACCTTTTCCACACGCCGGCTGGCCATGACACCGCATTCACTCCCCGGTTTCCCAAGCTGTCCCTACCCATCTATGAAGGTACCGAGGATCCTCTCGGCTGGCTGACGACCTGCGAACAATTCTTCCATGGATATCAAACTCGGCCGTCAGATCGTGTCTGGTTTGCGTCTTACCACCTCAAGGGGACGGCCAAGCAGTGGTACCTGGACCTGGAACGTGATTCGGGACGCCCAGAGTGGGAGCCGTTCAAACAGCTCTGTCAGCAGCGGTTCGGCCCTCCCTTCAGCACCAACCACCTGTCCAAGCTGGCGTGCCTCCCCTTCACCTCCACGGTGGAGGCCTACGCGGAGCTGTTCCAGGCCCGGGCAGCGCACGCTGGTGCTCTCACACCGCTGCAGAAAGCGCAGCTGTTCACCGGTGGCCTCCTAGAGCAAATCCGCGCTGATGTCGAACTCCAAGAGCCCCAAGACCTACAGCGCGCTCTGCGTCTCGCATGCGCATATGAGCGGCGCAACTCGTCAGCCCTGCTGGCTCTTCCGGCGCCCCCCACGAGCGCCGCGCCGGTTTGCGGGCAATCAGACCGCGTCGGCTCCGACTCCGCAATCAGCTTCAACGTCATCGTCTTCGCCTCTCCAGCCGACTCGCACTTTCAAACGCTTGTCCCCGgaggccatggcggagcggcgcAAGCAAGGGCtctgctataactgtgatgagCCTTATGTTCGCGGCCATAAGTGCGCCCGCCTATTCTAccttgaagttgcagacttcatTGAGGAGGAGCCGGCTGAAGATGATCCTGCTGCTCCGGCCATCCAGGACCAGGGGCACCCTCCGTTCGATCCGGATGCCCCTTTGATCTCCCTGTCCGCGATCACCGGCATACGCACGGCGGACATGATGCAGCTGCGTGTCCAGGTTGGCGACCACGAGCTCACAACATTACTCGACTCCGGTTCCACGCACAACTTCGTCAGCATGAACGCTGCGCACCGCGTCGGACTCCACTTCCACGACAGCAGTGGCGCCCACGTAGTGGTTGCCAATGGCGACCGCGTGGCTTGCCGTGGCCTGGCGCGCGACGTCGCCATCAAGATCGGCGAGGAGTTCTTCTCCGTGGATTGCTTTGCCATTCCGCTGGACTGCTATGACATGGTCCTCGGGATCACGTGGCTTCGCACCCTTGGACCCATACTCTGGGACTTCGATGACCTTTGCATGGTGTTCACTCACCAGGGGCACCGCGTCCTGTGGAAAGGCATTGGATCGACGCGCTCTGACATTCCTCCGACAGGCCGTTTGCACGCCGGTCAGCTCTTCCCGGCCAAGGGGACGGAACCCATGCTGCTGGAGCGTCTGCTCAATGCTTATGCAGATGTGTTCGCAGCCCCGATCGGTCTCCCTCCTGCTCGACCTTGTGACCACCGCATCCATCTCAAGCCGGCTGTTGATCCTGTTGCTGTTCGGCCCTACCGTTACCCACAGCTTCAAAAAGATGAGTTGGAGAAGCAATGTGATGAGATGCTTCGGCAAGGGACCATCAGGGCCAGCACCTCCCCGTTCTCAGCACCAGTCCTGCTTGTCAAAAAGCATGACGGCTCCTGGAGGCTCTGTGTCGATTACCGCGCCCTGAACGCAGTGACGATTAAGGATAAGTTCCCTATACCCGTGGTGGAGGAGCTGCTGGACGAGCTGCATGGGTCCAAATTCTTCTCGAAGCTCGACCTACGCTCCGGTTATCACCAGGTGCGGGTGCACCCCGCTGATGTTGCCAAGACGGCATTCCGCACGCACCAGGGCCATTTCGAGTTCCTAGTCATGCCCTTTGGGTTGTCCAATGCGCCATCAACATTCCAAGCCCTCATGAATTTTGTTCTCAAGCCGTTCCTCCGTCGCTGTGTCCTAGTGTtctttgatgatatcctgatttacAGCGCCACACGGACAGAGCACCTACAGCATCTGCGCGCCGTCCTCGACATCCTTTATGAGCACCAGCTACATCTGAAGCGTTCCAAATGCTCCTTCGCTGCTGCATCAGTACACTACCTGGGGCATGTCATATCACCGGATGGCGTGGCCATGGACGCTTCCAAGGTTGTAGCAGTCTAGTCCTGGCCGCAGCCGCGGTCAGCCCATGGCCTGCGTGGGTTTCTCGGTCTAGCGGGCTACTACCGGCGTTTCGTCAAGGACTACGGCATCCTCGCTGCACCACTCACCAGCCTGCTGCGCAAGGAAGGCTTCAGCTGGTCCGACGACGCAGCAAAGGCCTTCTCGGCGCTCAAGGAGGCCCTGTCCTCCGCGCCGGTGCTTCACTTGCCGGATTTCAGCAGCGTGTTCACGGTCGATTGTGATGCGTCGGGCTCCGGGTTCGGTGCAGTGCTTCACCAAGGCGCCGGCCCTATTGTGTTCTTCAGCCGCCCCTTCGCAGCTCGCCATCTCAAAGTGGCTGCATACGAacgcgagctgatcggactcgtCTAGGCGGTGCGGCATTGGCGCCCGTACCT
This sequence is a window from Miscanthus floridulus cultivar M001 chromosome 10, ASM1932011v1, whole genome shotgun sequence. Protein-coding genes within it:
- the LOC136488115 gene encoding uncharacterized protein: MSFSSQPPSLPTTTAAAAIASTTAPPPTTTAAIANTTQPLAATTTPQPIIPTLPLAYSQPPPPQTPQEAFNQLTAAIYGMQHQLGALALRVTALEDRSPVPSLPLPLYGMPGYGGIPAPPAPEPVISALGTTSPYHIPFQPQRSQPQLPPPCPPPSTGVPITQISFPHSPSPVPSLSSIINGSRASPSTTVPIQSAPYLFHTPAGHDTAFTPRFPKLSLPIYEGTEDPLGWLTTCEQFFHGYQTRPSDRVWFASYHLKGTAKQWYLDLERDSGRPEWEPFKQLCQQRFGPPFSTNHLSKLACLPFTSTVEAYAELFQARAAHAGALTPLQKAQLFTGGLLEQIRADVELQEPQDLQRALRLACAYERRNSSALLALPAPPTSAAPVCGQSDRVGSDSAISFNVIVFASPADSHFQTLCARLFYLEVADFIEEEPAEDDPAAPAIQDQGHPPFDPDAPLISLSAITGIRTADMMQLRVQVGDHELTTLLDSGSTHNFVSMNAAHRVGLHFHDSSGAHVVVANGDRVACRGLARDVAIKIGEEFFSVDCFAIPLDCYDMVLGITWLRTLGPILWDFDDLCMVFTHQGHRVLWKGIGSTRSDIPPTGRLHAGQLFPAKGTEPMLLERLLNAYADVFAAPIGLPPARPCDHRIHLKPAVDPVAVRPYRYPQLQKDELEKQCDEMLRQGTIRASTSPFSAPVLLVKKHDGSWRLCVDYRALNAVTIKDKFPIPVVEELLDELHGSKFFSKLDLRSGYHQVRVHPADVAKTAFRTHQGHFEFLVMPFGLSNAPSTFQALMNFVLKPFLRRCVLVFFDDILIYSATRTEHLQHLRAVLDILYEHQLHLKRSKCSFAAASVHYLGHVISPDGVAMDASKDYGILAAPLTSLLRKEGFSWSDDAAKAFSALKEALSSAPVLHLPDFSSVFTVDCDASGSGFGAVLHQGAGPIVFFSRPFAARHLKVAAYERELIGLV